A stretch of Imperialibacter roseus DNA encodes these proteins:
- a CDS encoding tetratricopeptide repeat-containing sensor histidine kinase: MLKKAHFLALLLLSCTIANAQESLPEVISQIDTIQNPGDKLKLIKLGENLLQKEGDDSVKAEFFLRCGITYGISGKADSSIYFFNQALQFGSESQHLLKSRAYNGIGNVSRQKGNNEMAFESFQNALKAVEGKSDFMSQSFEGSIIANLASIYFSMGDNEKAEQYSLRGLEHAKSISDTAQMEYSYVGLALIYNKTKEYEKALEYHQLASLLMERENSDPYLRDYNKVNLAKLYENRGELTQALSLYDEMLQGTNPDVDIKTTSLKNASQILLILEDFVKAIDYAERLMSLANETATLPSAVDATQLLYQSYQATGDYKTANKYLNQYVALNDSLINEKSVKALAELEARYENEKKAQEITELKLENQQSVNQRNIYLFVTLIVIVGAVFLGVLIRSKTKSNKLISKSLKDKELLLKEIHHRVKNNLQIISSLLSLQSRYIEDKGAKDAVNEGQNRVKSMALIHQKLYQNENLAGVEALDYIENLTSTLRSSYGVGAERVSVTYDIENLNIDVDTIIPIGLILNELISNSFKHAFPNDKEGNISIALKRANNQLELKVCDNGVGSKKDIGKSDSFGIRMIRSLAMKLEATVSFSFDNGTEASLLISSFKLA; the protein is encoded by the coding sequence ATGTTAAAGAAAGCTCACTTCTTAGCACTGTTGCTGCTTAGCTGCACTATCGCCAATGCACAGGAATCGCTTCCTGAAGTGATCAGTCAGATAGACACCATTCAAAACCCCGGAGATAAACTGAAGCTTATTAAACTTGGAGAAAACCTACTCCAGAAGGAGGGGGACGACTCCGTTAAAGCTGAATTCTTTCTCCGATGTGGCATTACCTATGGCATTTCCGGGAAAGCCGACTCTTCAATATACTTCTTCAACCAGGCGCTGCAATTCGGAAGTGAGTCGCAGCATTTGCTTAAATCCAGGGCTTATAACGGTATAGGCAACGTAAGCCGGCAAAAGGGAAATAATGAGATGGCATTTGAGAGCTTTCAAAATGCATTGAAGGCTGTGGAAGGCAAATCAGACTTTATGAGCCAAAGCTTTGAAGGTTCCATTATTGCCAACCTGGCAAGCATCTACTTCAGCATGGGCGACAATGAGAAAGCCGAGCAATACAGCCTGCGTGGGCTTGAGCATGCAAAATCGATCAGTGACACGGCGCAAATGGAATACAGCTATGTTGGCCTGGCCTTAATTTATAACAAGACGAAAGAATATGAAAAAGCACTTGAGTATCATCAATTAGCTTCTTTGTTAATGGAAAGGGAGAATAGCGATCCTTACCTGAGAGATTATAATAAGGTTAATTTGGCAAAACTGTATGAAAATAGGGGCGAGCTGACCCAGGCATTGTCGCTATATGATGAGATGCTGCAAGGCACAAACCCTGATGTTGATATCAAAACTACCTCGCTGAAAAACGCAAGTCAGATACTTTTGATACTCGAAGATTTTGTGAAAGCGATAGACTATGCGGAGAGGCTCATGAGCCTTGCGAATGAAACGGCAACACTTCCCTCTGCGGTGGACGCTACACAGCTTCTGTATCAATCGTATCAAGCCACTGGGGATTATAAAACAGCCAACAAATACCTGAATCAATACGTGGCTTTGAATGATTCGCTCATCAATGAGAAATCGGTGAAGGCGCTGGCAGAATTGGAAGCCAGGTATGAGAACGAGAAGAAAGCGCAGGAGATTACAGAGCTCAAGCTTGAAAATCAGCAGTCGGTCAATCAGCGGAATATTTATCTTTTTGTTACACTGATAGTAATTGTCGGGGCAGTTTTTCTTGGAGTGCTCATTCGGTCCAAGACAAAATCTAATAAGTTAATATCCAAGTCATTGAAGGATAAGGAACTGCTTCTGAAGGAGATTCACCATCGGGTCAAAAACAACCTGCAGATTATTTCGAGCCTGTTGAGTTTGCAATCGAGGTACATCGAAGACAAAGGAGCCAAGGACGCAGTGAATGAAGGGCAGAACAGGGTAAAGTCAATGGCGCTTATTCATCAGAAGCTCTATCAAAACGAAAACCTGGCCGGTGTAGAAGCCCTGGATTACATTGAAAATCTCACCAGCACGCTCCGCTCCTCCTATGGTGTCGGGGCTGAGCGGGTGTCGGTGACCTATGATATCGAAAACCTTAACATTGATGTAGATACCATCATACCCATCGGGCTAATCCTGAACGAATTGATAAGCAATTCATTCAAGCACGCCTTCCCCAACGATAAGGAAGGGAATATCTCAATTGCGTTAAAAAGGGCGAATAACCAGCTTGAATTGAAGGTTTGTGACAACGGAGTAGGTAGCAAAAAGGATATTGGTAAGTCTGATTCTTTTGGGATCCGTATGATCAGGTCACTGGCAATGAAACTGGAAGCCACTGTTAGCTTTAGTTTCGATAACGGCACAGAAGCGTCTTTGCTTATTTCTAGTTTTAAGTTGGCTTAA
- a CDS encoding LytR/AlgR family response regulator transcription factor, with the protein MEKKVLIVEDEPLIADDLSFHLQDLGVSEIKISLKYEDALKKLTEHQFDLVLLDVNLSGEKDGIDVARFINRTNPTPFIFITSYYDADTLNRAKEVAPVAYILKPFNQQDIQVNVEMAFHKILSSRQTKPEKFFIKDKEGLVSIDPDEIDYVEAFDNYAKIYSAGQAYIISHTLKSIEDKLLNFGFERVHKSYLVNFAKITMISEGYIFFGKMKVPIGRAFKTDFMAKISML; encoded by the coding sequence ATGGAGAAAAAGGTGCTTATAGTAGAGGATGAACCGCTTATAGCCGATGACCTTTCTTTTCATCTGCAGGATCTTGGCGTCAGCGAGATCAAAATATCTCTTAAATATGAAGATGCTTTGAAGAAGCTCACAGAGCATCAGTTTGATCTGGTGTTGCTTGATGTCAACCTTTCCGGCGAAAAAGATGGAATTGACGTTGCCCGGTTCATCAACCGAACCAACCCGACTCCTTTTATATTCATCACTTCTTATTACGATGCTGACACCCTTAACAGGGCCAAAGAAGTGGCACCTGTCGCTTATATACTGAAACCATTTAATCAGCAGGATATTCAGGTCAACGTGGAAATGGCGTTTCATAAAATACTATCCTCCCGCCAGACCAAACCAGAAAAATTTTTTATCAAGGACAAAGAGGGATTGGTGTCAATAGATCCTGACGAGATCGACTACGTGGAGGCGTTTGATAACTATGCGAAAATCTACTCTGCCGGCCAGGCTTATATTATCAGCCACACTTTGAAAAGCATTGAGGACAAGCTATTGAACTTTGGGTTTGAGCGTGTCCACAAGTCGTATCTGGTTAACTTTGCAAAAATCACCATGATCAGTGAAGGCTATATTTTTTTTGGAAAAATGAAAGTGCCAATCGGGCGAGCCTTTAAGACTGATTTTATGGCAAAAATATCCATGCTCTAG
- a CDS encoding beta strand repeat-containing protein, producing the protein MKFLATLIFTFSSLAAFSQSYYWVGGSGNWSDYANHWATSSGGSTFHTQSPTSANNVFFDANSFSGSGQAVTLDAEANCLSMNWTGVTSFPSIVGNGNTLNIFGSLTLSPDMTANFKYVEFESTTSGNTITTNGTSLGSISITRFNGIGGEWSFQDNFNTYNLYMLAGTLNTNNNNINSGAYFQTDGAATKVLNLGSSEITSERWWMNGTNLTINAGTSKIIVSSFYSDMTGAGPYTYHDIEFFNYADLRYPSAFNEITVPAGLEVELRSGDTFTLSSLVADGTKHEPIIFKTTSEGSEATLSKASGSVTVSWVELKDIHTSGSATFTANDAVDNGNNTGWTINDVTGSDYFWVGNGGDWTDYSNHWATTSGGSSMHSDYPGPLDDVFFDANSFTTAGQTVLNDLNTAHFHDMDWTGVTNLPTFSAPYSYPIYAHGSVTFDDGMNKNVYSINFIGEETGLTFTAASTGYNSYVTFNGTGSYTLMDDISTGSFNHYKGTVNYGDVVIDCSIDYSIGNGGAAVELNLGSSSISCRDLSVNSSSSPVVNFGTSTITVERDFYGYGIELNEVVFNGNSTIKGSNSFEVLTIEAGSSIALQQGTTQTINQAFNLSGTKASPINFSSDLSGSQATVSMSSGTVDATYLVLKDIAATGGATFNAAETIDNGNNTGWNISELTGSEYYWVGDGGNWSDFANHWATTSGGSTFQTTVPGVLDDVIFDENSFTTGGQAVTLDQNANFHDMTWTGVTNSPSFIGTTKTVNIYGSLTLDDGMIVNVKNYYFLSDEAETITASATAPGNNSYMYFTGAGSWELQSALFTRELHHHSGTIDFNSKDIWIDFALYFFGSENKTMLLGTSDFTTRTLAVGSATNLSFDGADAELKVSSQLDFYDNLTNDISLGNVSFEFLTFSDESSVYGNLTLATLSIEAGKKLKIQTGATLTVDDLVAVGTADDPIVLISVNSGLTSTISKSSGTVDAYFLELQDITATGGATFNAYNSVNNGNVIGWTFHKEQQTIDFPEIADKAFGDPAFELTASATSSLAVAFEVVSGPATVDGTTLTITGAGTVQVKATQAGNIDYDPAPSVTRTFSVSKASQGLIFDTPASKVYGDGAFDLTFTAGATGNTVVFESSDGTVATISGSTVTVVGAGTTTITASQDGDDDYATAVIQRTFTVNKAEQSITFNELLEKTIGDDPFELDATGGASANPVTFSSSDGLVATVSGSTVTIVGVGTTTITASQEGDNNYEAAEPVERVLTVAAIAKLPQAITFGEIETKTFGDADFDLTATGGDSGLPLTYASGDETVATVSGATVTIVGAGSTTITASQAGDDTYQAATSVEQTLIVVKAAQAISFEEIPSKTFGAAAFELPATGGASGMAVLFTSSDDEVATISGTTVTITGAGTATITASQAGNDNYMAAESVERTLVVSKADQTITFSSIDDFDLDNGVTPIFLEATASSGLGVSFAVDGPATLDGVELTPTDIGTITITASQAGNDNYNAAPVVVVEFSVTSSSFATGVKISKGNLKFYPNPANELLTVEWNEPMGGQLEIRNLAGSLILQQDIISDDNAIDLASTPSGTYLLIVRTPGGVKTISRLIVE; encoded by the coding sequence ATGAAGTTCCTGGCCACGTTAATCTTTACCTTTTCCTCTCTCGCTGCCTTTTCGCAGAGTTATTATTGGGTGGGTGGCTCCGGCAATTGGTCTGACTATGCTAATCACTGGGCCACCTCTTCGGGTGGTTCAACTTTTCACACCCAGTCGCCCACTTCTGCTAACAACGTATTCTTCGACGCTAATTCATTTTCCGGCTCAGGGCAGGCCGTAACCCTCGATGCCGAAGCCAATTGTTTGTCGATGAACTGGACCGGCGTGACAAGCTTCCCTTCCATTGTCGGCAACGGCAACACACTCAATATTTTTGGCTCTTTGACACTGTCTCCTGACATGACGGCCAATTTCAAATATGTAGAGTTTGAGTCGACCACCTCAGGCAATACCATCACAACCAATGGCACCTCGCTGGGCTCAATTTCTATCACCCGGTTCAATGGTATTGGTGGAGAATGGAGTTTTCAGGACAACTTTAACACCTACAACTTGTATATGCTAGCGGGCACTCTGAACACAAATAACAACAATATTAACTCAGGTGCCTACTTTCAAACCGACGGTGCTGCCACAAAGGTGCTCAACCTAGGCTCATCAGAAATAACCTCGGAAAGGTGGTGGATGAACGGCACTAACCTGACCATTAACGCAGGTACTTCAAAAATCATTGTCTCTTCATTTTATAGCGACATGACAGGTGCGGGCCCCTACACGTACCACGACATTGAGTTTTTTAATTACGCAGATCTGAGGTATCCTTCTGCCTTCAATGAAATTACTGTCCCGGCAGGCCTGGAGGTTGAATTGAGAAGTGGAGATACTTTTACCCTGAGCAGCCTTGTTGCAGACGGCACAAAACATGAGCCTATTATTTTTAAAACAACATCTGAAGGTTCAGAGGCGACATTAAGTAAAGCTTCTGGTTCGGTAACTGTTTCCTGGGTTGAACTGAAAGACATTCATACATCTGGCAGCGCCACATTTACAGCCAACGATGCTGTGGACAATGGTAACAATACCGGGTGGACAATCAACGATGTAACGGGGTCAGACTACTTTTGGGTTGGAAATGGAGGCGATTGGACCGACTACAGTAACCATTGGGCAACCACCTCTGGTGGATCATCTATGCATAGCGACTATCCCGGGCCACTGGACGATGTGTTCTTTGATGCCAATTCATTTACCACTGCCGGGCAAACCGTTTTGAATGACCTGAATACTGCACACTTTCACGATATGGACTGGACAGGTGTGACCAACCTGCCTACTTTCAGCGCTCCTTATTCATACCCGATTTACGCCCACGGTTCGGTGACTTTTGACGATGGGATGAACAAAAATGTGTACTCTATCAACTTTATTGGAGAGGAAACAGGGCTCACTTTTACCGCAGCAAGCACCGGTTACAACAGCTATGTGACTTTCAATGGCACAGGCAGCTATACCCTCATGGATGATATTAGTACCGGTAGCTTCAATCACTACAAAGGTACAGTTAACTATGGTGACGTTGTCATCGATTGCTCTATAGACTACAGCATCGGTAATGGCGGCGCAGCAGTTGAATTGAACCTGGGTAGCTCGAGCATCAGTTGCCGAGACCTGTCTGTCAATTCTTCTTCCTCTCCAGTAGTCAACTTCGGCACCTCCACAATTACAGTAGAGCGTGATTTTTATGGCTATGGTATTGAGCTTAACGAGGTGGTTTTTAATGGAAACAGCACGATCAAAGGTTCTAATAGTTTTGAGGTACTTACGATTGAAGCTGGCTCATCAATAGCACTTCAGCAGGGCACTACCCAAACGATTAATCAGGCGTTCAACTTAAGTGGCACCAAGGCCAGCCCGATCAACTTTAGCTCCGATCTTTCCGGTTCTCAGGCAACTGTTTCGATGTCTTCCGGTACGGTAGACGCCACCTACCTGGTACTGAAGGACATCGCCGCTACTGGTGGAGCAACCTTCAATGCGGCCGAAACCATTGACAACGGGAATAACACAGGTTGGAACATCTCAGAACTGACCGGGTCTGAATACTACTGGGTGGGAGACGGAGGCAACTGGTCTGACTTCGCCAACCATTGGGCAACCACTTCTGGTGGAAGTACCTTTCAAACCACAGTCCCCGGTGTGTTGGACGATGTGATATTTGATGAGAATTCATTCACCACCGGGGGACAAGCGGTCACGCTGGATCAAAATGCCAACTTCCACGACATGACATGGACGGGCGTAACTAACAGCCCATCATTTATCGGGACAACCAAAACAGTGAACATTTACGGTTCCCTTACGCTGGACGACGGAATGATCGTGAATGTAAAGAACTACTATTTTCTGTCGGACGAAGCAGAGACCATTACTGCCAGTGCCACCGCTCCCGGAAACAATTCTTACATGTACTTCACGGGGGCAGGATCCTGGGAGCTTCAATCTGCACTTTTTACAAGAGAACTCCATCACCATAGTGGCACGATCGACTTCAACAGCAAAGATATTTGGATTGATTTTGCCCTTTATTTTTTCGGGAGTGAAAACAAAACAATGCTACTGGGCACCTCTGATTTCACTACACGGACTTTAGCTGTCGGTTCTGCCACAAACCTTTCTTTCGATGGCGCAGATGCTGAATTGAAGGTGAGCTCTCAGCTTGATTTCTATGATAACTTGACCAACGACATTAGCCTTGGCAATGTGTCTTTCGAGTTTCTCACTTTCAGCGACGAATCTTCAGTTTATGGAAATCTTACTTTGGCGACCCTTAGCATAGAAGCCGGCAAGAAGCTGAAAATTCAAACAGGAGCTACGTTAACAGTTGACGACCTGGTGGCAGTAGGTACTGCCGACGACCCTATAGTACTTATTTCCGTCAACAGTGGTTTGACATCGACCATCAGCAAATCGTCAGGTACTGTCGACGCCTATTTTTTGGAGTTGCAGGACATCACTGCCACTGGCGGAGCCACTTTTAATGCCTACAATTCGGTAAACAACGGCAATGTTATCGGCTGGACTTTCCATAAAGAGCAACAGACCATCGATTTTCCTGAAATAGCCGACAAGGCCTTTGGTGATCCGGCCTTTGAGCTCACTGCCAGCGCCACATCTTCACTCGCAGTAGCGTTCGAAGTTGTTTCCGGCCCAGCTACAGTAGATGGTACAACTTTGACGATTACAGGAGCAGGGACTGTCCAGGTGAAGGCTACCCAGGCAGGTAATATTGATTATGATCCGGCACCGTCTGTAACTCGCACCTTTAGCGTTTCAAAGGCCAGTCAGGGGCTTATTTTCGATACGCCAGCCTCAAAAGTTTACGGAGATGGTGCATTTGATCTCACCTTCACAGCTGGAGCCACAGGTAATACGGTAGTTTTTGAGTCCTCCGATGGCACGGTAGCAACAATTTCTGGCTCGACTGTAACAGTTGTCGGCGCTGGCACAACCACCATTACGGCCAGCCAGGACGGAGACGACGATTACGCCACTGCCGTAATACAGCGAACATTTACTGTGAATAAAGCCGAACAATCCATCACGTTTAATGAACTCTTAGAAAAGACGATTGGAGACGATCCCTTTGAATTAGACGCTACAGGCGGAGCCTCAGCCAACCCCGTTACTTTTTCGTCATCCGACGGGCTTGTTGCGACAGTATCAGGTAGCACGGTGACCATCGTTGGCGTTGGAACAACTACGATAACCGCCAGCCAGGAAGGTGACAATAATTATGAAGCAGCCGAACCGGTGGAGCGGGTGCTCACGGTTGCGGCAATAGCGAAACTACCTCAGGCGATTACTTTCGGTGAAATTGAAACCAAAACATTTGGTGATGCAGACTTTGATTTGACTGCCACTGGAGGAGATTCAGGATTGCCACTAACCTATGCTTCTGGTGACGAAACCGTTGCAACAGTTTCAGGTGCAACTGTTACCATTGTAGGTGCCGGCTCCACTACTATTACTGCCAGCCAGGCTGGCGATGATACTTATCAGGCAGCAACGTCGGTGGAACAAACCCTGATTGTGGTTAAGGCTGCTCAAGCGATTAGTTTCGAAGAAATTCCATCTAAAACATTTGGCGCTGCAGCCTTTGAGCTTCCTGCTACTGGAGGGGCTTCTGGTATGGCCGTTTTGTTCACATCGTCTGATGATGAGGTAGCGACGATATCCGGCACAACTGTAACCATTACGGGTGCCGGGACGGCCACAATCACCGCCAGCCAAGCCGGAAACGACAACTACATGGCAGCTGAAAGTGTTGAACGAACCCTTGTTGTCAGTAAAGCAGATCAAACAATTACCTTTTCCAGCATAGATGACTTTGACCTGGATAATGGTGTTACCCCGATTTTTTTAGAGGCCACTGCTTCAAGTGGCCTCGGGGTAAGTTTTGCTGTGGACGGCCCTGCTACACTTGACGGTGTGGAATTGACTCCGACAGATATTGGAACCATAACCATAACAGCTTCTCAGGCTGGAAATGATAACTATAATGCCGCTCCGGTAGTGGTCGTCGAATTTTCCGTGACCAGCTCTTCGTTCGCAACCGGAGTGAAAATTTCCAAAGGCAACCTAAAATTCTATCCCAATCCTGCGAATGAACTGCTTACAGTTGAGTGGAATGAACCGATGGGAGGCCAGTTAGAAATAAGAAACTTAGCAGGCAGCCTGATCTTGCAACAAGACATTATATCCGACGACAACGCAATCGACCTTGCCTCAACACCTTCGGGTACTTATCTCCTCATAGTGAGGACGCCCGGAGGTGTTAAAACTATTAGCCGTCTGATCGTAGAGTAG
- a CDS encoding AAA family ATPase: protein MRPSANPFIVSGYHSPEHFCDRAQELAWMMEQFDNERNTVLYSWRRMGKTSLIRHFFYHLNKNKKADTVFVDLLGTSTLGEANKRIATAIVHQLNDTSKGIGAGLLKFIGSIGATFGVDPLSGTPQVTFGLVPDQSVPSSLEAMGKYLEARKKPVMICIDEFQQVVNYQEEHAEATFRTWMQEFPMVRFVFSGSHRQMMESMFSEASRPFYRSAQMLKLEALPVAEYSDFILVRFSNAGKAIDTAFIDSIFEWTRRQTYYVQLICNKLYGRSNVVDQKVLDEVLAEIIYQEVPIFSTYQQLLTAFQWKLLIAIAKSEEVENPLSQEFLGKHGFGAASSVSSALQALTKKEFVIVNDGRYTLHDTLLMRWLQNL, encoded by the coding sequence ATGAGGCCATCAGCGAACCCTTTTATTGTTTCGGGTTATCATAGCCCTGAGCACTTCTGTGACCGGGCTCAGGAGTTAGCCTGGATGATGGAGCAATTTGATAACGAGAGAAACACAGTGCTTTATTCGTGGCGTCGCATGGGGAAGACGTCGTTAATCAGGCATTTTTTCTACCACTTGAATAAGAACAAAAAGGCAGACACCGTATTTGTTGATCTTTTGGGAACCTCAACACTGGGTGAAGCTAACAAGCGGATTGCAACTGCCATAGTCCATCAACTAAATGATACCAGCAAAGGAATAGGAGCGGGTTTGCTCAAATTCATTGGCTCTATTGGCGCCACTTTTGGTGTTGATCCACTTAGTGGAACCCCTCAGGTTACATTTGGCCTTGTTCCAGATCAGTCTGTGCCATCCTCTTTAGAAGCTATGGGCAAATACCTTGAAGCAAGGAAGAAACCTGTGATGATCTGTATTGACGAATTTCAACAAGTAGTTAATTACCAGGAGGAGCATGCAGAAGCCACGTTTCGCACCTGGATGCAGGAATTTCCGATGGTACGCTTCGTATTCAGTGGAAGCCATCGGCAGATGATGGAATCGATGTTCAGTGAAGCATCGAGGCCTTTTTATAGAAGTGCTCAAATGCTGAAACTAGAGGCTCTTCCGGTTGCAGAGTATTCAGATTTTATTTTGGTTCGATTTAGCAACGCTGGGAAGGCGATTGACACGGCTTTTATCGATAGTATTTTTGAGTGGACGAGGCGGCAAACCTACTATGTACAGCTGATTTGTAACAAGCTGTATGGAAGGAGTAATGTTGTCGACCAGAAGGTACTTGATGAAGTGCTTGCAGAGATTATTTATCAGGAGGTGCCAATTTTTTCTACGTACCAGCAATTGCTTACAGCCTTTCAATGGAAATTGCTGATTGCTATTGCTAAATCTGAAGAGGTGGAGAATCCACTTTCTCAGGAGTTTTTGGGCAAACATGGCTTTGGAGCGGCAAGCTCAGTGAGTTCGGCCTTACAGGCGCTGACAAAAAAGGAATTCGTCATTGTAAATGATGGAAGATATACCTTGCACGATACTTTACTTATGCGCTGGCTGCAAAATCTGTGA
- a CDS encoding sugar phosphate isomerase/epimerase family protein, translated as MPQLAAFPKAFMQALCKDGTMSVSEWIELASKLDIDGLEWYAGFLEMNDQKNWPKFRKQVEGYGKVIPMMCCSPDFTHPDTAFREKEIVKQKHWIDMTYALGGSYCRVLSGQKRPGLTIDEGVKLAADCIEACLPYAQERGITLIIENHYKDDFWEYPEFAQKADVFCQLVESIDHPCFGVNYDPSNTYLAGEDPLDLLKRVSHRVVTMHASDRFLKYGTIDDLRNEEGGAIGYAKRLSHGEIGKGLNDYDAIFTELKRVGFDGWISIEDGVDGMDQLERSVAFVRRKMREYWGK; from the coding sequence ATGCCTCAACTCGCAGCCTTCCCCAAAGCCTTTATGCAAGCTCTTTGCAAAGACGGAACAATGTCGGTTTCGGAATGGATTGAACTGGCTTCCAAACTTGATATCGACGGGCTGGAGTGGTACGCTGGCTTTCTGGAGATGAATGACCAGAAAAACTGGCCTAAGTTCCGGAAGCAGGTTGAAGGGTATGGGAAGGTGATTCCGATGATGTGCTGCTCGCCCGACTTCACCCATCCTGACACGGCCTTTCGGGAGAAGGAAATCGTGAAACAAAAGCATTGGATTGACATGACCTATGCCCTGGGAGGAAGCTACTGCCGTGTTCTTTCCGGACAAAAAAGGCCCGGGCTAACCATTGATGAAGGTGTGAAGCTGGCTGCCGATTGCATTGAAGCCTGCTTGCCCTATGCACAAGAAAGAGGCATCACGTTGATCATTGAGAATCACTACAAGGACGACTTCTGGGAATACCCAGAGTTTGCCCAAAAGGCTGACGTCTTCTGCCAGCTGGTTGAAAGCATTGATCATCCTTGCTTTGGCGTCAACTACGATCCGAGCAACACCTACCTGGCAGGAGAAGACCCATTAGACTTGCTCAAACGGGTTTCGCACCGGGTGGTAACCATGCATGCCAGCGACCGCTTTCTAAAATACGGTACGATCGACGACCTCCGAAATGAAGAAGGAGGAGCCATTGGGTATGCCAAGCGACTAAGTCATGGAGAAATTGGCAAAGGGCTGAACGACTATGACGCCATTTTTACTGAATTGAAAAGAGTAGGCTTCGATGGGTGGATCAGTATTGAAGATGGCGTAGACGGCATGGATCAACTGGAAAGGAGCGTGGCTTTTGTGAGGAGAAAGATGAGAGAATACTGGGGAAAGTGA
- a CDS encoding SDR family NAD(P)-dependent oxidoreductase, which produces MRLQDKVIIVTGSTTGIGKAIALRCVAEGASVILHGLEKDWGEAVLKALGKEHARLHIEDISKEGAPQRLVDFAIKSFGKLDAVVNNAASVVSSNIHTTDAAFLHKVIEVNTIAPFNLIKAALPELRMNRGCALNIGSVNAWSGEPNLLAYSISKGALMTMTRNLGDTLHREDGVRVNQINPGWVLTEVETIRKREHGLADDWYKDLPDVYAPAGRILAPAEIAAAAIYWLADESGPISGQVVDLEQYPFMGRNPPKDTTTIKPKKK; this is translated from the coding sequence ATGAGACTACAGGACAAGGTAATAATTGTAACAGGGAGCACCACAGGCATAGGCAAAGCCATTGCGCTGCGCTGTGTGGCTGAAGGCGCCTCGGTCATCCTTCATGGGTTGGAGAAGGACTGGGGCGAAGCTGTGCTAAAGGCCCTTGGCAAGGAGCATGCGAGACTGCACATAGAAGACATCAGCAAGGAAGGAGCGCCGCAGCGGCTGGTAGATTTTGCCATCAAATCGTTTGGCAAACTCGACGCCGTGGTGAACAACGCAGCCAGTGTTGTCTCTTCCAACATTCACACGACCGACGCTGCCTTTCTTCACAAAGTGATCGAAGTCAATACCATCGCACCATTTAATTTGATCAAAGCCGCTTTGCCAGAGCTGAGAATGAACAGAGGCTGTGCACTTAATATTGGCTCGGTGAATGCCTGGAGTGGCGAACCAAATCTCCTGGCATACAGCATTTCCAAAGGAGCGCTAATGACCATGACCCGCAATCTGGGCGACACACTCCACCGGGAGGATGGAGTGAGAGTGAACCAGATCAATCCTGGGTGGGTGCTCACAGAAGTTGAAACCATTCGCAAGCGTGAGCACGGCCTGGCCGACGACTGGTACAAAGACCTGCCAGACGTGTATGCGCCGGCAGGAAGAATACTGGCGCCGGCTGAAATTGCCGCTGCCGCCATTTACTGGCTTGCTGATGAAAGCGGGCCTATCAGCGGACAGGTGGTGGACCTGGAGCAGTATCCCTTCATGGGCAGAAACCCACCTAAAGACACAACCACCATTAAGCCGAAGAAAAAATAA